The Cryptomeria japonica chromosome 2, Sugi_1.0, whole genome shotgun sequence region gatcaaaacgtctggtttcaggatggatacatcctatataagacatgattgatcacaacgtctggtttcaggaaggattcattttgtataagacatgatcagagcatctggtttcaggaaggattcatcctgtataagatatgattgatcacaacgtctggtttcaggaaggattcatcttgtataagacatgatcagagtgtctggtttcaagaaggattcatcctgtataagacatgattgatcacaacgtctagtttcaggaaggattcatcctatataagacatgatcagagcatctggtttcaggaaggattcatcttgtataagacctgattgatcacaacgtctggtttcaggaaggattcatcctgtataagacatgatcagagcgtctggtttcaggaaggattcatcctgtataagacgtgatcagaatcaaaattaaataaaaacaactaaaataattatttttaagtgtctacattttgtcagTGTATAGAAGATAGAAGGAGAAAAGGATGCCCCagcataaagcatgggaggtgtatatgccccctcgagaactTTTTCCGAAAAGgacgaatttttttttgaaaaaaaaagaagaatcagggtggaagggagaaatgaggaagaaatatgaagtagtcgtgaagaatttggaaagaagaataagatatGCGAGACCGCGGAGGAGAATGGGCCCTCACGAGGGACCATATAAGCCACAAcggacccaatgaggggtcattgtcacacacaagccttggagccactcgGAGCGAAGAAGGAGATAAGGAGAGATGGATCACATTCTAGTTCATGATCATCACGCAGAGAGGATCCGAAGATTCGACTGACTGAGGAGCTATGGACCACCGATGAGTAGGTCTATccctcatttgaaatttttgattttaggTAATTTTCAGTGCTAGAAATAGGGGTCAAGCGTAGGCAAGATGCTCGCACTATTCGTCATTTTAGTTCGTGCGCTCCTAGAATAGTGTGAGTGCTCGCAATTAGCGCAGGTGCTTGCCAAGAGCTGGTCAGGGTAGGGGAATTTGGTAGGGCTATGGGGGGACCGGCGTGAGTGCTCACGCTTCAGCGCAGGCATTCACACTTTGACGCGGGCGTTCATGCCTTGACACGGGTGGTCGCGCTTTAGTGCAGGTGCCCAAGGGATTACGCAGGCGATCACGCTGAAGCGCGAACAGTCGCATTGATGAGGTTGGAAGGGGAAAACAGAGGAAAGGGGGAGCTCTGTTGGTGCAAGAGCCTGCAAAATGACATGTGCGTCACGGTTTTGGCGCGAGCGCTAGGTAAATCAGCGTGTGCACCTGGGAAGGGGGGATGCATTTTTGCTTAGCATTTTTGGCATGGGAGAAAGGGTATGGGTGGTTCGGGAAGTGAGGAATGATTTTTTGGGCATGAAAATAATGTTTTAGTTTAATTGATGCAGGTGGAGAGGGGACTGCAATCTTCAAGGGAGCATTGGCCTCCCACGATGAGTCTCTACCATGAGCTAGGTCGCGATGAGTTGGAGGTTCTAGATGCGCTGGGGTTGCATTATGTAGGCAAGTGGCCCAGGATTCAGGCACATACTGCTATGATGAGTGCATTGGTGGAGAGATGGGATAGTCaatataacacctttcatttaccgaCTGGAGAGGCGACCATGACTCTATTAGAtatttggaggatcttgaagatcctcgTTCACAGCGTGATCCCTAAGTATCAGTTGGATGCAGCTGATTTTTATCTGAGGTGTGTGAGTATGAGACGCCACTGATGCTAGATAGGAGCAGGATGCACCTGGGCCGAGCAATGGCCATTCGGCAGATTCCgcggctagttttggtgatttgcGGCTTTTTGAGTGGGCGGATTCTTCCAGATTTGGGTGGACACGGATTTCCTCTGGGGTGGAGTAGATGCGTGTATTTCATGTTTCATGATGGTGTTCAGTATGCGTGGGGCTTAGCGATGCTAGCCCAGCTCTATCATGACATGCACCTAGTGACTTATAGAGAGTATGATGGTTTATCTACTGGGGTGACTCTTAcacatatgggcatgggagcatattgcaTTGACTCAGCCACTGGGTGCTCAGGACAAGCGGCCACGACAACCATTTGTGGACAGGTATAGGGGACTGTTGCACTACATGCAGACAACGTCCGTATGGTTTTGGAGGAGGATTCTAGATGAGTTGGTGCAattcacatggaggccatttttTGGGTGTGAGCGATGGAGGGATGATTGACAGCTTCACTGGGCAGGGGTTGAGATGTGGATTTTTGGGAGCTCATTCTATATCATGGAGTATTATGCTCCATTCAGGGTGGCCCGACAGCTTGGGCAGGTGCAGGATATTGTGGGGGATATTTCAGTGTATCCTCAGATTACATGGGAGGCGAGGTATTGGGGGCCTATAGTGAGTCCCTTGGGTGGTCGGACGAGCTTCCAAACATCATTTCACATAGTCTGGGATGAGCGGATGGGAGCAGGGGAGGATCCAGGCATGACAGGTGGTTATCGGAGCTGGTGGGAGGGGCCCTTGCCAGTGCGGCTTACTATTCCAGGAgttttggatgatgaggagttagAGCCGGGGGTTGATCAGATGGTGGGTGGGGAGGGTGTTGACCCAAAAGAGAGAGTTGTAGTTGGGGCAGGGCGTGGTGTAGGGTAGGGCGTGTTGCTGGCGGAGAGTAGAGGAGAGTCTGGGTTGTGTGGTGGAGGGTTCTAGAGGTGGAGGGAGGGGATGGAGAGGATGCCCCAGTGGGAGAGGGTGCAGAGGCCATAGTTGGTGAGAGAGAGGAGGTtgcagttggagagggagaggctgTGCCCATGGATATTCCTGAGACATGGGCAGGGGAGAGGGGAGGATTGTCACAGGCTAATTTTGACCGATTACAGCAGGAGCGGGATAGATATCGGGCGAGGCTTCATTTGATTGAGGATGAGCTACAGGTAGAGAGGGCTTGGGGGGAGAGCCTGGAGGTAGAGGTGGGGTGGTTGACACAGGAGATATCTGATCTAACAGAGAGTCTACATACTGCCAGGACATAGGTGGATGCCTTGAGGGCGAAGGGGGAGGAGGcagagaggatgttggaggaggctCAAACAGGTACAACTATAGTAGGGCTACGGGATGTCATTCGGTGGCAGGATACTGATTTAGAGGGATTATGGGCCAGAGTGCAGAGGGCAGAGGTAGATGCAACATGGTTGCGGGTTGAGAGGGATGCAGCCTGACAGGCATTGGTTCTTACGGGATTGGCACAAATATTTTTTGACAGTCTGCAGCAGTGAGAGAGAGAAGATAGATTAACCCAAGAGGCACACTATTATAGGGGGTTATATCATGGAGTGGTGCCTGCAAGACAACGAGAAACCTCATATACTGAGAGTGTGCGGTCTCAGAGGACCCATTGTCAGTGGCCGACTCAGAGCCAGTAAATAGGGGGATCAATGGGTTTTCGGCCACCAACAGGGGGTGTAGGAGGATCAGGAGGGGGAGGTATAGCAGAGGGGGGTGGTACAACAAAGGGGGGTGGTGAGACAGGAGGGGTGAGCTAGCTCCTTGTATTTcttgtgtattatattttgacccttcggggcgatcattgtatcatgacagacacattttcctccttatatatatatatatacatgatttgattgatggcagatgatgtgtagcatttattgtgatggattatttttgtttttcttatgatgtcatatatggatgtaatcatggatgtgctatgctgacctattttgtgatgtaGAGTGAAttcttatatatgtatgtttatgatgggtTGCTGACATAGTTTTGGATTCAGGATGAGtgattttttatgctttatgtatagatacacatgtgtgaatgatttataATGTCATCTAAATGTAATGTTATATGAATTTGCATTTATGAAATGCAATCTTAAGTGGTAAATATTTTGTGGAAAATATGATtgtctaagaaatgcactctatatgatgtaaatgaataaataaaaagagggaatatgccaataataacacaatgatcttagatagaagaatatggaatagatgggaagtgggggaaattgaggACTCtgtgggattattgagtttaggattttatggaatgatggtgagatttttgtgcacaacaaatgtggagagccaacctagtttgatatttccttgagtgacttgcaccactgattatagaaatcagggtGCCAcaagaaacccaaggcgtggactgactctttagacaaacgggaatttcttgcacacaacaatgcaagtgttaagaaatgCCAATACAaggttgtgggtttgtgcaaggaaaccctcaaacacactgatacctcttgtacacgagaaggtaagtgttgataaacactagtaccagatcATCAgattatacaagagagatccaaaacatgccctgCTATAAAAATATGCCCTAGTATGAGCCTattgtaacatacctggatatggtaaacccaggcagtcgtagatagttgcagtcatagggcaaaagatgcaagtctaaatgaaaagatccAACAAAATCTAACCAGTCAATTCTTccatgaccaaatgatacctcttgccaagagtaggactaggatggGGGATTAGGTTACCAGGCGAGGGAATAaatcatccctagggaaaagttgacttgttgattTAGGAAAATGATTTTTATGGTTTTGAAAAGTGACCTGCGGaattgggattgtttctcaagagtTCTTGAAGCTTACAAATAGGCATACAAGGTCAGTTTAATGGGAGATTCCTTGTTCATGAttcaggcgaagactcatcatcatacgcgtgTTTTATTAGGATGCGGAAGAGAAGAAATGTTGCGAATGGGAGGGCTGGATGGGGGGGATTTGCAATGTTGATcagatagacagtggatccggttatttaccttggcgcttgcatggaggttttcaccaaggtacttttccatagcaccacaaagtggttttcactggagGGCAGATtgttttctttttctgattttctctttttttttgtatttttcttgaatttttttatttttttgatttttttgacaatttaggaCTTCTTGGggactaggcataaaatattttgaggtgcatgatattcattggattgTCAAAGGATTGCCTTCAGGAGTAACCAACTGATAAGCTCCCGATCGATATTttactgtgattacatatggtccaagccaattaggctcgaacttgcctttttttctctttcttggaggtttttttgattctccatgaggataAGATAACCAATTTGGAATTCCCAGGTTCTAACTTTGttgtgataactcatgcgcagacgttTTTGATATACCCAAaaatggttcaaggccttgaggtgcctttcatctaacaattctagctcttgtaatcgggcaattttgtattcttcctctggtaggatattttgcagtgatacccttagagaggggatctcgatattaaggggaaggatggcttcagagacaaagactagggaataaggagtggcgcttgtgggggtgcggatggaggtgtgaTAGGCCCACagagcaggatggagttggaggtgccaatcacgaccagcttcattgactgtctttttgaggatcttgattagggttttattagaagccttagcttggccattgccttgggggtaatatggggtggaaaagcgatgttgaatgttgaatttttggtagagttctttgacatcctggtttttaaattgtctccCATTATTTGTGATAATGACTTTGGAaatgccatatcggcagatcaaATAGTTTAGGATGAATCTGGATATTTGTTTACCAATGGTAAAAgtgagagggatagcctctacccacttggtcaaatacttagtggcggtgataatgaatttatgtccgttggaagatggagggtggattttcccaatgagatcgagccaccattgcgagaagggccatggtgtaataaatggcttcaattcttgtgatggtgcatgaatcttgtcgccatgttgctggaaagggatgcatttcttcacataattatatgcatctacctccattttaggccaatagtatcctgttctcaaaatatttttagccaatgtgagcccacttgagtgtgccccatagataccttcgtgtacttcgcgtaatgcccattccgcctcttgtttatctaagcaccttaggagggaaccatcaaaatgccttctgagtAGGGTATCTCCAAGAATGGTGTAACGAGCATATcagtggatgaaggtttgttggGTTTTAgttagatgtgggggaatggtattgtctttgaggaaagcgaaggtttcttggtaccaaggggactcgggaccaacgagaacacacaccatttcaaaatCTGGTAGGTCATATACGGGTATAAATAGTTGctcaaccaaaaattcacacttctgactgtgtgttggcatctgaaggagtgagccaatggtggccattgcatctacagccCTGTTGTtagttcatgggatttgatcaaacttgattgctgtgaaatgttgtttaagatcttcaaccatggtacagtagggaaggagtttatcatcttttgtctagtactcgtcattgacttgttttatgacgagctgagaatcaccatagacttgtaactcctttattttccagtggatagccaagcgtaaacctgtgataagggcctcgtattctactatgttgttggtacatgcaaaggctatcttgtatgatttggggatgccatctccttgaggtgtgaccaataatatgaagaagttgaggaaatacaacaccacaggagcccaaataatctctgcaagttgaaaaacctgttacaaggagaagcaatgaagcaaatcacagaaggaaagaatacacaggaaaaatatgctctaaaacatgagagctcaataatctccaaaatgtattgtcaataataatccttcttcatacaatgaaaagaaagaactcaacctttaataggtcaagaaaccctaaaagggaaaacctaggtttgcacataacaattaattatatgcacctaaagttagcttaagtgtaaaagagataaagggaacttaaataattaaacaaataatgtttaattaatcaagtaaatacccgaatactctaacaccccccttaagctagacttagggagaagctaaaacctagaatagctactgaaagcaataaagatgggtcccggcaacaaggcctgatcaggtacccaaatacaatgaaatctctatgaattggaaaaatagagaaaaccacatgggaacaaaactctactccaaaaagagatggaaaagaatatcattgaagcatgaagaacctgcaaactctatcaaagaataactgctaatctgaagaacatccactgaactagaacatgaccaagtagagaagactgtaatttgtatgagtgccctcaaatgacactactcgaatcaggaggcaaacaaggcaaaaacaactgaaatcgaagatacagatggcatgagaaaccaaatcgtgaagagctgatcaatcgaaccatggaagcattagaaccaacaagataaacctccccataatgcggaagtcggagagggataggaacactgaaaatgaTAGCCAAAAACAACTAtgtgacgaagaaccaagaacatcaaaggtgttgagacacattatcatgaggcgaatgtcatggaaggaacactcacttgacaaaggaagatggcaaacaataggcaaacatcaaccccctcatggcacttgatcaatagtgcatgtacaacaagacacaagatatgcaagattctaagtaaacaatgcatgatgacactttatctcagtgcgtttgcataaatacaagctacaatgataagaagactggaaaaagaaacatgaaccaaaatagagacatcctactcagagaagagatcccaggacctgaaacaaccacgatatccaccagagtgctgaaaagcaaaaaattgaataaaatatgtatggagtagaatctagaaataaaactcatatttctGAAAAGTACACAacacaagctttccaaaaatataaagttttcaaaaaacagagttcggatgctcattttatgtctcccggagtgcaaaaaagagacctcactttgactgcaaaaaaacatagtcaaacagaaaaattagaaaaaattacaacaccatgaggtcggcctcgaaACCAACATTCTGACAcctattctttttcaaaaaaatgactctgtatgcccaagatagggccaaaaaaccaaatccctcctgaaaaattttaaaaaagaagTCTGGTGGCTTGTTTGGGCGGAGGAGGCCAGGGAGCGGCACTTCGGTGGAGCTCCGGTGGTGGCCTAGTGATGGCTTGGTGGCAGGGCGGAGCCTCCCCGGGGGCTGGGTGGAGCGGAGCCAAGTGGCCAGGCGGCGGAGGAGGCCGGGTTGGGTGGCGGAAGTCGGCAGCAGGGAGGCCGGGTCAGGCGGTGGCTTGGGAGCTGGGGGCCGCAGGGAGCGGAGGCCGGGGGCTGCAAGCAGCGGCGGGCCGGTCGGGTAGCGGTTGGGGAGCTGGGGGCTGCAGGGAGCGGAGGCTGGGGGCTGCAAGTGGTGATGGGCCGGTCGGGCAGCGGTCGAGGAGCTGGGGGCCGCAGGGAGCGGAGGCCGGGGGCTGCAAGCGGCGGCGGGCCGATCGGGCGGCGGCCGGGGAGCTGGGGGCCGCAGGAGGCGAGTTCGTTGGAGAACGCAGGGCCGATGGGGCCGCCAGCGGGGGCTGCAGAGGCCGAACTGACAGGTCTGACAGGCCTGTCAGTCCGGTACCCACAAACTCAAAAAAACTTTTTcccaaaaattttttttttttttttttttttgcttttttgaaagaattttttttttaaaagaaaatttcggcctgcatgctgtaaaatggcaaaaaataatttttttttcaaaatttttttctcgatctacATGTAAGGGCTGTACGgcttggatctgagaaaaaaattgctcccaaaggctcaggaaccaaaataggtcaaattttatatgaccataggggttttcaggccttctgagcatgatggtgaggtccgtttaggcccaaagttctcaaaaaagaggtcaaaccctagatacataaaaaattcctaaaaccccagatctgcttccaaagcaaaaattctcaaaacaagaacaggtagatgcagatctgaagctctgataccatgaagaagttgaggaaatacaacaccacaggagcccaaataatctttgcaagctgaaaaatctattacaaggagaagcaatgaagcaaatcacataaGGAAataatacacaggaaaaatatgctccaaaagatgagagctcaataatctccaaaatgtattgtcaataataatccttcttcatacaatgaaaagaaagaactcaacctttaataggtcaagaaaccctaaaagggaaaacctaggtttgcacataataattaattatatgcacctaaagttagcttaagtgtaaaaaagataaagggaacttaaataattaaacaaataatgtttaattaatcaagtaaatactcgaatactcttAACATAATACTCTTGCcctcgatccattttgggtgcaggagacatcaaagtacaactgccatgtggaggatgtggtaacggccataatgaactcatctagtaattcAGTGAGGAGAGGATGGTCccttggaagtggagcttcaaccaattgatctgcaataacttgtcccttgattgcttttttgtccacatattcgatgtcaaactcacttaggagcatgacccatttggcggttctaccagtgagagcaacttttgacaggagatatttaagtggattagttttagcaatcaactttgttttgttgtttagcatatagtgtcggaaTTTTTGCATGCTAAacaccaatgctaagcatgctctttcaatgggggtataattgagttcatatcctaccagtgttcgactgatgtagtaaatggcatgttccttcccttggtcatctgtctatgccaataatgcccccaatgccactacagtaacacatatatacaaaataaggtgttttccaggagtaggaggcatcaacactagaggtgatgctagatattctttcaGTTTCTCAAAGGTCTTTTGGCATaagtagtcccatttgaattttgtgtctttacacaataggtgtgcaaatggatggcacttgtctgctagctgtgaaatgaaacatcTGACtgattggagttttccctggagactgcgtagttgtctgagagtctttggtggaggcatttccaaaatagcttttacctttgcgggatcgaCCTCGATACCTCTGCGGGAaataatgaatcctagtagttttcccgatgtgacgccaaacacacactttttgggatttaggtgcagtttgtattttttcaatctttcgaagatctgttttagaatggggatgtgttcttgtcttgtcttggatttgcctagcagatcatccacatagtcctccataattttgtgcaagaggtcatgaaaaattgttgtcattgcacgttgatatgtagctccaacatttttaaggccaaaaggcatgacccggtaacaaaaagtaccccatggtgttgtaaatgcggttttatgctaatcctcatctgcaatcttgatttggttgtatccaaaaaatccatccataaatgagagcatctcatgtcttgctataaggtccacaatcatatctatattagggagcaggaaatcatctttaggacaagctctatttagatctcggaaatctgtgcagatgtggatgcccccaactagtttgccaacaggtacaatgttggaaacccattcaacgtagtctataggtttgatgaattctgcatctaacatattttggagttccaccttgaccaggagtgcaatatgtgggtggattttgcgcaatttttgttttacaagttttgcatctgggcgaacaacaagattgtgaaccaccaaggcagggtccaaccttggcatattggcataggaccatgcaaaattgatttttacctctgtaaggaagttgatgaaatcttgtttctctttttccgtgAGGGACTTAGCAATGTGAACATTTTGTGggatgacttcggtgcccatgttgatgatgtatgtttcttctatcaacaaattcgatctatcctgtggaaggtaaccaatggtagggaggtcaagtccctcatcatcaagtgcctcttctaggttttcactttcggatacaccctttgtttttattttttgttcatccaaaggtgcctcagggaggttttcacctagggaatcatgtcttttccttttattatcttttttgtggctaagggcattgtcctgattaccaaagtatcccttttcatgtagttggatACCCTCGATCCCGTTACAATCTTCTAGATTTTGTGTCATCGGGAGAGAAATGAGAGCATTATTGtcgacgcagatatctaaagtgggtttgtctcattggccccagtcaatgagttcaagatggacaagatatagctcatgtgaag contains the following coding sequences:
- the LOC131859925 gene encoding glycine-rich protein DOT1-like — encoded protein: MAWWQGGASPGAGWSGAKWPGGGGGRVGWRKSAAGRPGQAVAWELGAAGSGGRGLQAAAGRSGSGWGAGGCRERRLGAASGDGPVGQRSRSWGPQGAEAGGCKRRRADRAAAGELGAAGGEFVGERRADGAASGGCRGRTDRSDRPVSPVGL